One stretch of Manis pentadactyla isolate mManPen7 chromosome 10, mManPen7.hap1, whole genome shotgun sequence DNA includes these proteins:
- the MAPK12 gene encoding mitogen-activated protein kinase 12 isoform X3, with protein MARCARPWTAAQAPRWPSRSCTGPSSRSSSPSGPTASCASSSTCATRTSSCCRELGPLPHQPFLPCPSRPGPRAGGLPTQALARRAPTQRTCPPGSSEPTAFSCAHQETHLLGSSGAKRVIGLLDVFTPDESLDDFTDFYLVMPFMGTDLGKLMKHEKLSEDRVQFLVYQMLKGLKYIHAAGIIHRDLKPGNLAVNEDCELKILDFGLARQADSEMTGYVVTRWYRAPEVILNWMRYTQTVDIWSVGCIMAEMITGKTLFKGNDHLDQLKEILKVTGTPPAEFVQKLQSADAKNYMKGLPELEKKDFTSFLTNASPLAVNLLEKMLVLDAERRATAAEALAHPYFESLQDTEDEPAAHKYDESCDDVDRTLDEWKRPLPPGQLCSPHIPPVSRIKRCSTLSPPSSWGPRPPRRRLCEDPWALTGAGEDVLEIPAGVPTWKGNPVYCCDLGLGLHPRRLLITWTPSPSLFPCSQAALQPSFGGASELSGQDIHLAWG; from the exons ATGGCGCGGTGTG CTCGGCCGTGGACAGCCGCACAGGCGCCAAGGTGGCCATCAAGAAGCTGTACCGGCCCTTCCAGTCGGAGCTCTTCGCCAAGCGGGCCTACCGCGAGCTGCGCCTCCTCAAGCACATGCGCCACGAGAAC TTCCTCCTGCTGCCGAGAACTCGGCCCCCTCCCACACCAACCATTCCTCCCTTGTCCCTCTCGGCCTGGTCCGAGGGCTGGTGGTCTGCCCACCCAGGCCCTGGCCCGCCGTGCTCCCACACAGAGGACCTGCCCCCCCGGGTCATCGGAGCCGACAGCCTTCTCCTGTGCCCACCAGGAAACTCATCTCCTCGGTTCCTCAGGGGCTAAGAGG GTGATCGGGTTGCTGGACGTGTTCACTCCTGATGAGTCCCTGGATGATTTCACAGACTT TTACCTGGTAATGCCATTCATGGGCACCGACCTCGGCAAGCTCATGAAGCATGAGAAGCTGAGTGAGGACCGAGTCCAGTTCCTTGTCTACCAGATGCTAAAAGGCCTGAAG TATATCCATGCTGCTGGCATCATCCACAGG GACCTAAAGCCCGGCAACCTGGCGGTGAACGAGGACTGTGAGCTGAAG ATTCTGGACTTTGGCTTGGCCAGGCAGGCAGACAGCGAGATGACTGGATATGTGGTGACCCGGTGGTACCGGGCACCTGAGGTCATCTTGAATTGGATGCGCTACACACAGACTG TGGACATCTGGTCAGTGGGCTGCATCATGGCGGAGATGATCACAGGCAAGACGCTGTTTAAGGGCAATGACC ACTTGGACCAGCTGAAGGAGATCCTGAAGGTGACGGGGACGCCGCCTGCTGAGTTTGTGCAGAAGCTGCAGAGCGCTGAC GCGAAGAACTACATGAAGGGCCTCCCTGAGTTAGAGAAGAAGGATTTCACCTCCTTCCTGACCAACGCGAGCCCTCTGG CTGTGAACCTCCTGGAGAAGATGCTGGTGCTGGACGCGGAGCGGCGGGCGACTGCGGCCGAGGCGCTGGCCCACCCTTACTTCGAGTCACTGCAGGACACAGAGGACGAGCCCGCGGCCCACAAGTATGATGAGTCCTGTGACGACGTGGACCGCACCCTGGATGAGTGGAAGC GACCCCTCCCACCCGGACAACTATGTTCCCCTCATATCCCACCG GTGTCACGTATAAAGAGGTGCTCAACTTTAAGCCCCCCCAGCAGCTGGGGGCCAAGGCCTCCAAGGAGACGGCTCTGTGAAGACCCCTGGGCCCTGACGGGTGCCGGCGAGGATGTCTTGGAGATCCCAGCTGGGGTTCCGACCTGGAAGGGGAATCCGGTTTATTGCTGTGACCTTGGCTTGGGCTTGCACCCCAGGAGACTCCTCATTACTTGGACTCCCTCCCCAAGCCTGTTCCCCTGCTCTCAGGCTGCACTGCAGCCTAGCTTTGGAGGCGCATCTGAACTTTCTGGACAGGACATCCACCTGGCCTGGGGCTAG
- the MAPK12 gene encoding mitogen-activated protein kinase 12 isoform X10 produces MARCARPWTAAQAPRWPSRSCTGPSSRSSSPSGPTASCASSSTCATRTSSCCRELGPLPHQPFLPCPSRPGPRAGGLPTQALARRAPTQRTCPPGSSEPTAFSCAHQETHLLGSSGAKRVIGLLDVFTPDESLDDFTDFYLVMPFMGTDLGKLMKHEKLSEDRVQFLVYQMLKGLKYIHAAGIIHRDLKPGNLAVNEDCELKILDFGLARQADSEMTGYVVTRWYRAPEVILNWMRYTQTVSPCPVCVPTLLGPQTPDAGASVSVDIWSVGCIMAEMITGKTLFKGNDHLDQLKEILKVTGTPPAEFVQKLQSADAKNYMKGLPELEKKDFTSFLTNASPLAVNLLEKMLVLDAERRATAAEALAHPYFESLQDTEDEPAAHKYDESCDDVDRTLDEWKRVTYKEVLNFKPPQQLGAKASKETAL; encoded by the exons ATGGCGCGGTGTG CTCGGCCGTGGACAGCCGCACAGGCGCCAAGGTGGCCATCAAGAAGCTGTACCGGCCCTTCCAGTCGGAGCTCTTCGCCAAGCGGGCCTACCGCGAGCTGCGCCTCCTCAAGCACATGCGCCACGAGAAC TTCCTCCTGCTGCCGAGAACTCGGCCCCCTCCCACACCAACCATTCCTCCCTTGTCCCTCTCGGCCTGGTCCGAGGGCTGGTGGTCTGCCCACCCAGGCCCTGGCCCGCCGTGCTCCCACACAGAGGACCTGCCCCCCCGGGTCATCGGAGCCGACAGCCTTCTCCTGTGCCCACCAGGAAACTCATCTCCTCGGTTCCTCAGGGGCTAAGAGG GTGATCGGGTTGCTGGACGTGTTCACTCCTGATGAGTCCCTGGATGATTTCACAGACTT TTACCTGGTAATGCCATTCATGGGCACCGACCTCGGCAAGCTCATGAAGCATGAGAAGCTGAGTGAGGACCGAGTCCAGTTCCTTGTCTACCAGATGCTAAAAGGCCTGAAG TATATCCATGCTGCTGGCATCATCCACAGG GACCTAAAGCCCGGCAACCTGGCGGTGAACGAGGACTGTGAGCTGAAG ATTCTGGACTTTGGCTTGGCCAGGCAGGCAGACAGCGAGATGACTGGATATGTGGTGACCCGGTGGTACCGGGCACCTGAGGTCATCTTGAATTGGATGCGCTACACACAGACTG TCTCCCCTTGCCCTGTGTGTGTCCCCACCCTCCTTGGCCCACAGACCCCTGATGCAGGGGCTTCTGTCTCAGTGGACATCTGGTCAGTGGGCTGCATCATGGCGGAGATGATCACAGGCAAGACGCTGTTTAAGGGCAATGACC ACTTGGACCAGCTGAAGGAGATCCTGAAGGTGACGGGGACGCCGCCTGCTGAGTTTGTGCAGAAGCTGCAGAGCGCTGAC GCGAAGAACTACATGAAGGGCCTCCCTGAGTTAGAGAAGAAGGATTTCACCTCCTTCCTGACCAACGCGAGCCCTCTGG CTGTGAACCTCCTGGAGAAGATGCTGGTGCTGGACGCGGAGCGGCGGGCGACTGCGGCCGAGGCGCTGGCCCACCCTTACTTCGAGTCACTGCAGGACACAGAGGACGAGCCCGCGGCCCACAAGTATGATGAGTCCTGTGACGACGTGGACCGCACCCTGGATGAGTGGAAGC GTGTCACGTATAAAGAGGTGCTCAACTTTAAGCCCCCCCAGCAGCTGGGGGCCAAGGCCTCCAAGGAGACGGCTCTGTGA
- the MAPK12 gene encoding mitogen-activated protein kinase 12 isoform X7, whose protein sequence is MARCARPWTAAQAPRWPSRSCTGPSSRSSSPSGPTASCASSSTCATRTSSCCRELGPLPHQPFLPCPSRPGPRAGGLPTQALARRAPTQRTCPPGSSEPTAFSCAHQETHLLGSSGAKRVIGLLDVFTPDESLDDFTDFYLVMPFMGTDLGKLMKHEKLSEDRVQFLVYQMLKGLKYIHAAGIIHRDLKPGNLAVNEDCELKILDFGLARQADSEMTGYVVTRWYRAPEVILNWMRYTQTVSPCPVCVPTLLGPQTPDAGASVSVDIWSVGCIMAEMITGKTLFKGNDHLDQLKEILKVTGTPPAEFVQKLQSADAKNYMKGLPELEKKDFTSFLTNASPLAVNLLEKMLVLDAERRATAAEALAHPYFESLQDTEDEPAAHKYDESCDDVDRTLDEWKRPLPPGQLCSPHIPPEVLCSLRQAVGPGPACHARGCGFLWMDTGGLRVAVVWDKWHLCVTSGPDVLGADGRLGQ, encoded by the exons ATGGCGCGGTGTG CTCGGCCGTGGACAGCCGCACAGGCGCCAAGGTGGCCATCAAGAAGCTGTACCGGCCCTTCCAGTCGGAGCTCTTCGCCAAGCGGGCCTACCGCGAGCTGCGCCTCCTCAAGCACATGCGCCACGAGAAC TTCCTCCTGCTGCCGAGAACTCGGCCCCCTCCCACACCAACCATTCCTCCCTTGTCCCTCTCGGCCTGGTCCGAGGGCTGGTGGTCTGCCCACCCAGGCCCTGGCCCGCCGTGCTCCCACACAGAGGACCTGCCCCCCCGGGTCATCGGAGCCGACAGCCTTCTCCTGTGCCCACCAGGAAACTCATCTCCTCGGTTCCTCAGGGGCTAAGAGG GTGATCGGGTTGCTGGACGTGTTCACTCCTGATGAGTCCCTGGATGATTTCACAGACTT TTACCTGGTAATGCCATTCATGGGCACCGACCTCGGCAAGCTCATGAAGCATGAGAAGCTGAGTGAGGACCGAGTCCAGTTCCTTGTCTACCAGATGCTAAAAGGCCTGAAG TATATCCATGCTGCTGGCATCATCCACAGG GACCTAAAGCCCGGCAACCTGGCGGTGAACGAGGACTGTGAGCTGAAG ATTCTGGACTTTGGCTTGGCCAGGCAGGCAGACAGCGAGATGACTGGATATGTGGTGACCCGGTGGTACCGGGCACCTGAGGTCATCTTGAATTGGATGCGCTACACACAGACTG TCTCCCCTTGCCCTGTGTGTGTCCCCACCCTCCTTGGCCCACAGACCCCTGATGCAGGGGCTTCTGTCTCAGTGGACATCTGGTCAGTGGGCTGCATCATGGCGGAGATGATCACAGGCAAGACGCTGTTTAAGGGCAATGACC ACTTGGACCAGCTGAAGGAGATCCTGAAGGTGACGGGGACGCCGCCTGCTGAGTTTGTGCAGAAGCTGCAGAGCGCTGAC GCGAAGAACTACATGAAGGGCCTCCCTGAGTTAGAGAAGAAGGATTTCACCTCCTTCCTGACCAACGCGAGCCCTCTGG CTGTGAACCTCCTGGAGAAGATGCTGGTGCTGGACGCGGAGCGGCGGGCGACTGCGGCCGAGGCGCTGGCCCACCCTTACTTCGAGTCACTGCAGGACACAGAGGACGAGCCCGCGGCCCACAAGTATGATGAGTCCTGTGACGACGTGGACCGCACCCTGGATGAGTGGAAGC GACCCCTCCCACCCGGACAACTATGTTCCCCTCATATCCCACCG GAGGTCCTCTGCTCACTGAGGCAGGCTGTGGGGCCAGGGCCTGCCTGCCACGCCAGGGGCTGTGGGTTCCTGTGGATGGACACAGGTGGTTTGAGAGTGGCCGTGGTGTGGGACAAATGGCACCTGTGTGTGACCTCTGGTCCTGATGTTCTGGGGGCTGATGGGCGCCTAGGTCAGTGA
- the MAPK12 gene encoding mitogen-activated protein kinase 12 isoform X9 yields the protein MARCARPWTAAQAPRWPSRSCTGPSSRSSSPSGPTASCASSSTCATRTSSCCRELGPLPHQPFLPCPSRPGPRAGGLPTQALARRAPTQRTCPPGSSEPTAFSCAHQETHLLGSSGAKRVIGLLDVFTPDESLDDFTDFYLVMPFMGTDLGKLMKHEKLSEDRVQFLVYQMLKGLKYIHAAGIIHRDLKPGNLAVNEDCELKILDFGLARQADSEMTGYVVTRWYRAPEVILNWMRYTQTVSPCPVCVPTLLGPQTPDAGASVSVDIWSVGCIMAEMITGKTLFKGNDHLDQLKEILKVTGTPPAEFVQKLQSADAKNYMKGLPELEKKDFTSFLTNASPLAVNLLEKMLVLDAERRATAAEALAHPYFESLQDTEDEPAAHKYDESCDDVDRTLDEWKRGPLLTEAGCGARACLPRQGLWVPVDGHRWFESGRGVGQMAPVCDLWS from the exons ATGGCGCGGTGTG CTCGGCCGTGGACAGCCGCACAGGCGCCAAGGTGGCCATCAAGAAGCTGTACCGGCCCTTCCAGTCGGAGCTCTTCGCCAAGCGGGCCTACCGCGAGCTGCGCCTCCTCAAGCACATGCGCCACGAGAAC TTCCTCCTGCTGCCGAGAACTCGGCCCCCTCCCACACCAACCATTCCTCCCTTGTCCCTCTCGGCCTGGTCCGAGGGCTGGTGGTCTGCCCACCCAGGCCCTGGCCCGCCGTGCTCCCACACAGAGGACCTGCCCCCCCGGGTCATCGGAGCCGACAGCCTTCTCCTGTGCCCACCAGGAAACTCATCTCCTCGGTTCCTCAGGGGCTAAGAGG GTGATCGGGTTGCTGGACGTGTTCACTCCTGATGAGTCCCTGGATGATTTCACAGACTT TTACCTGGTAATGCCATTCATGGGCACCGACCTCGGCAAGCTCATGAAGCATGAGAAGCTGAGTGAGGACCGAGTCCAGTTCCTTGTCTACCAGATGCTAAAAGGCCTGAAG TATATCCATGCTGCTGGCATCATCCACAGG GACCTAAAGCCCGGCAACCTGGCGGTGAACGAGGACTGTGAGCTGAAG ATTCTGGACTTTGGCTTGGCCAGGCAGGCAGACAGCGAGATGACTGGATATGTGGTGACCCGGTGGTACCGGGCACCTGAGGTCATCTTGAATTGGATGCGCTACACACAGACTG TCTCCCCTTGCCCTGTGTGTGTCCCCACCCTCCTTGGCCCACAGACCCCTGATGCAGGGGCTTCTGTCTCAGTGGACATCTGGTCAGTGGGCTGCATCATGGCGGAGATGATCACAGGCAAGACGCTGTTTAAGGGCAATGACC ACTTGGACCAGCTGAAGGAGATCCTGAAGGTGACGGGGACGCCGCCTGCTGAGTTTGTGCAGAAGCTGCAGAGCGCTGAC GCGAAGAACTACATGAAGGGCCTCCCTGAGTTAGAGAAGAAGGATTTCACCTCCTTCCTGACCAACGCGAGCCCTCTGG CTGTGAACCTCCTGGAGAAGATGCTGGTGCTGGACGCGGAGCGGCGGGCGACTGCGGCCGAGGCGCTGGCCCACCCTTACTTCGAGTCACTGCAGGACACAGAGGACGAGCCCGCGGCCCACAAGTATGATGAGTCCTGTGACGACGTGGACCGCACCCTGGATGAGTGGAAGC GAGGTCCTCTGCTCACTGAGGCAGGCTGTGGGGCCAGGGCCTGCCTGCCACGCCAGGGGCTGTGGGTTCCTGTGGATGGACACAGGTGGTTTGAGAGTGGCCGTGGTGTGGGACAAATGGCACCTGTGTGTGACCTCTGGTCCTGA
- the MAPK12 gene encoding mitogen-activated protein kinase 12 isoform X4 codes for MARCARPWTAAQAPRWPSRSCTGPSSRSSSPSGPTASCASSSTCATRTSSCCRELGPLPHQPFLPCPSRPGPRAGGLPTQALARRAPTQRTCPPGSSEPTAFSCAHQETHLLGSSGAKRVIGLLDVFTPDESLDDFTDFYLVMPFMGTDLGKLMKHEKLSEDRVQFLVYQMLKGLKYIHAAGIIHRDLKPGNLAVNEDCELKILDFGLARQADSEMTGYVVTRWYRAPEVILNWMRYTQTVDIWSVGCIMAEMITGCAPQLGADLDQLKEILKVTGTPPAEFVQKLQSADAKNYMKGLPELEKKDFTSFLTNASPLAVNLLEKMLVLDAERRATAAEALAHPYFESLQDTEDEPAAHKYDESCDDVDRTLDEWKRPLPPGQLCSPHIPPVSRIKRCSTLSPPSSWGPRPPRRRLCEDPWALTGAGEDVLEIPAGVPTWKGNPVYCCDLGLGLHPRRLLITWTPSPSLFPCSQAALQPSFGGASELSGQDIHLAWG; via the exons ATGGCGCGGTGTG CTCGGCCGTGGACAGCCGCACAGGCGCCAAGGTGGCCATCAAGAAGCTGTACCGGCCCTTCCAGTCGGAGCTCTTCGCCAAGCGGGCCTACCGCGAGCTGCGCCTCCTCAAGCACATGCGCCACGAGAAC TTCCTCCTGCTGCCGAGAACTCGGCCCCCTCCCACACCAACCATTCCTCCCTTGTCCCTCTCGGCCTGGTCCGAGGGCTGGTGGTCTGCCCACCCAGGCCCTGGCCCGCCGTGCTCCCACACAGAGGACCTGCCCCCCCGGGTCATCGGAGCCGACAGCCTTCTCCTGTGCCCACCAGGAAACTCATCTCCTCGGTTCCTCAGGGGCTAAGAGG GTGATCGGGTTGCTGGACGTGTTCACTCCTGATGAGTCCCTGGATGATTTCACAGACTT TTACCTGGTAATGCCATTCATGGGCACCGACCTCGGCAAGCTCATGAAGCATGAGAAGCTGAGTGAGGACCGAGTCCAGTTCCTTGTCTACCAGATGCTAAAAGGCCTGAAG TATATCCATGCTGCTGGCATCATCCACAGG GACCTAAAGCCCGGCAACCTGGCGGTGAACGAGGACTGTGAGCTGAAG ATTCTGGACTTTGGCTTGGCCAGGCAGGCAGACAGCGAGATGACTGGATATGTGGTGACCCGGTGGTACCGGGCACCTGAGGTCATCTTGAATTGGATGCGCTACACACAGACTG TGGACATCTGGTCAGTGGGCTGCATCATGGCGGAGATGATCACAG GTTGTGCTCCTCAGCTCGGTGCAGACTTGGACCAGCTGAAGGAGATCCTGAAGGTGACGGGGACGCCGCCTGCTGAGTTTGTGCAGAAGCTGCAGAGCGCTGAC GCGAAGAACTACATGAAGGGCCTCCCTGAGTTAGAGAAGAAGGATTTCACCTCCTTCCTGACCAACGCGAGCCCTCTGG CTGTGAACCTCCTGGAGAAGATGCTGGTGCTGGACGCGGAGCGGCGGGCGACTGCGGCCGAGGCGCTGGCCCACCCTTACTTCGAGTCACTGCAGGACACAGAGGACGAGCCCGCGGCCCACAAGTATGATGAGTCCTGTGACGACGTGGACCGCACCCTGGATGAGTGGAAGC GACCCCTCCCACCCGGACAACTATGTTCCCCTCATATCCCACCG GTGTCACGTATAAAGAGGTGCTCAACTTTAAGCCCCCCCAGCAGCTGGGGGCCAAGGCCTCCAAGGAGACGGCTCTGTGAAGACCCCTGGGCCCTGACGGGTGCCGGCGAGGATGTCTTGGAGATCCCAGCTGGGGTTCCGACCTGGAAGGGGAATCCGGTTTATTGCTGTGACCTTGGCTTGGGCTTGCACCCCAGGAGACTCCTCATTACTTGGACTCCCTCCCCAAGCCTGTTCCCCTGCTCTCAGGCTGCACTGCAGCCTAGCTTTGGAGGCGCATCTGAACTTTCTGGACAGGACATCCACCTGGCCTGGGGCTAG
- the MAPK12 gene encoding mitogen-activated protein kinase 12 isoform X12 has product MTPACRHLSPFSRVLLCLYLVMPFMGTDLGKLMKHEKLSEDRVQFLVYQMLKGLKYIHAAGIIHRDLKPGNLAVNEDCELKILDFGLARQADSEMTGYVVTRWYRAPEVILNWMRYTQTVSPCPVCVPTLLGPQTPDAGASVSVDIWSVGCIMAEMITGKTLFKGNDHLDQLKEILKVTGTPPAEFVQKLQSADAKNYMKGLPELEKKDFTSFLTNASPLAVNLLEKMLVLDAERRATAAEALAHPYFESLQDTEDEPAAHKYDESCDDVDRTLDEWKRPLPPGQLCSPHIPPVSRIKRCSTLSPPSSWGPRPPRRRLCEDPWALTGAGEDVLEIPAGVPTWKGNPVYCCDLGLGLHPRRLLITWTPSPSLFPCSQAALQPSFGGASELSGQDIHLAWG; this is encoded by the exons ATGACCCCTGCCTGCAGgcatctctctcctttctctcgcGTCCTTCTCTGCCT TTACCTGGTAATGCCATTCATGGGCACCGACCTCGGCAAGCTCATGAAGCATGAGAAGCTGAGTGAGGACCGAGTCCAGTTCCTTGTCTACCAGATGCTAAAAGGCCTGAAG TATATCCATGCTGCTGGCATCATCCACAGG GACCTAAAGCCCGGCAACCTGGCGGTGAACGAGGACTGTGAGCTGAAG ATTCTGGACTTTGGCTTGGCCAGGCAGGCAGACAGCGAGATGACTGGATATGTGGTGACCCGGTGGTACCGGGCACCTGAGGTCATCTTGAATTGGATGCGCTACACACAGACTG TCTCCCCTTGCCCTGTGTGTGTCCCCACCCTCCTTGGCCCACAGACCCCTGATGCAGGGGCTTCTGTCTCAGTGGACATCTGGTCAGTGGGCTGCATCATGGCGGAGATGATCACAGGCAAGACGCTGTTTAAGGGCAATGACC ACTTGGACCAGCTGAAGGAGATCCTGAAGGTGACGGGGACGCCGCCTGCTGAGTTTGTGCAGAAGCTGCAGAGCGCTGAC GCGAAGAACTACATGAAGGGCCTCCCTGAGTTAGAGAAGAAGGATTTCACCTCCTTCCTGACCAACGCGAGCCCTCTGG CTGTGAACCTCCTGGAGAAGATGCTGGTGCTGGACGCGGAGCGGCGGGCGACTGCGGCCGAGGCGCTGGCCCACCCTTACTTCGAGTCACTGCAGGACACAGAGGACGAGCCCGCGGCCCACAAGTATGATGAGTCCTGTGACGACGTGGACCGCACCCTGGATGAGTGGAAGC GACCCCTCCCACCCGGACAACTATGTTCCCCTCATATCCCACCG GTGTCACGTATAAAGAGGTGCTCAACTTTAAGCCCCCCCAGCAGCTGGGGGCCAAGGCCTCCAAGGAGACGGCTCTGTGAAGACCCCTGGGCCCTGACGGGTGCCGGCGAGGATGTCTTGGAGATCCCAGCTGGGGTTCCGACCTGGAAGGGGAATCCGGTTTATTGCTGTGACCTTGGCTTGGGCTTGCACCCCAGGAGACTCCTCATTACTTGGACTCCCTCCCCAAGCCTGTTCCCCTGCTCTCAGGCTGCACTGCAGCCTAGCTTTGGAGGCGCATCTGAACTTTCTGGACAGGACATCCACCTGGCCTGGGGCTAG